A genome region from Crossiella equi includes the following:
- a CDS encoding bifunctional cytochrome P450/NADPH--P450 reductase: MSTPDTVAIPHPPYRIPVVGDAFGSPADRVLQSAMDQARELGPIFTRKFFNSEVVFVSGADLVAELADEDRFAKHVGAALVTIRGLTGDGLFTAFNDEPNWAKAHDILLPAFAMSSMRTYHPTMLDVARKLIAHWDAHETVDVAADMTKLTLDTIGLAGFGYDFGSFESEQDHPFVTALVRGLAHAQAKLRHIPGMDFLYRKDEEQFGKDVAFLNHVVDEVIKERVASGDTSTDDLLGLMLNAPHPRSGEPLDEVNIRKQVITFLIAGHETTSGTLSFALHNLVKSPAVLARAQAEVDALWGDVEDPEPSFEDVGKLRYVRQILNETLRMWPTAAAFSRQALEDTVIGGKYAVRKGQPLVVLAPMLHRDAVWGDNVEAFDPERFSPEREKARPVHAFKPFGTGERACIGRQFALHEATLLLGLLIHRYRFLDVDNYQLKLKETLTIKPDGLRLGLARRTPADRIAPVAAPEHHEVRRAAGRARQGTALTVLHGSNLGTCRAFAKELGEAGEQRGFTTSVAPLDAAVDALPTDAPVVVVAASYNGRPTDDALKFWDWLETSPSLDGVKYALLGVGDRNWAATYQHVPTTIDARLAELGARRLLPRGEADASADLSGAVADWSEEMFTALLAEYGDPDAVVTAPERTDGPRYAVRTLSGPVTAARDARHEVLPMTVVETGDLADLGHPLGRSKRFLRVALPEGVTYRTADHLTVLPANAPEQVERAARVLHLDLDAVLEVSDRRPGRGALGIDRPVTARQLFTHFVELQDPATPAQVAVLAEHNPCPPERKALEALAATPDGRSVLDLLEVNPACQVTLELVLELLSPLRPRHYSISSSPASQPGAVDLMVSLLSAPSRCTDGTFRGVGSAYLTGLSEGDTVLARVQPCREAFRIDPAAATPVIMVSAGTGLAPFRGAVADRVAAGSTAPALCYFGCDHPDVDYLHRAELERAEAAGAISMRPVYSQAPEHGLRFVQHRVAAEAEEVWALLAAGASVYVCGDGARMAPGVREAFVEVHQKHTGGTREQSEAWLADLVAGGRYIEDVYSG, encoded by the coding sequence ATGAGCACGCCGGACACAGTGGCCATTCCGCACCCGCCCTACCGCATCCCGGTGGTCGGCGACGCCTTCGGCTCACCCGCCGACCGCGTCCTCCAGTCGGCCATGGACCAGGCGCGCGAGCTCGGCCCGATCTTCACCCGCAAGTTCTTCAACAGCGAGGTCGTCTTCGTCTCCGGCGCCGACCTGGTCGCCGAGCTGGCCGATGAGGACCGCTTCGCCAAGCACGTGGGCGCCGCCCTGGTCACCATCCGCGGCCTCACCGGCGACGGCCTGTTCACCGCGTTCAACGACGAGCCCAACTGGGCCAAGGCACACGACATCCTGCTGCCCGCCTTCGCCATGAGCTCCATGCGCACCTACCACCCGACCATGCTGGACGTGGCACGCAAGCTCATCGCCCACTGGGACGCCCACGAGACCGTGGACGTGGCCGCGGACATGACCAAGCTGACCCTGGACACCATCGGACTGGCGGGCTTCGGCTACGACTTCGGCTCCTTCGAGAGCGAACAGGACCACCCGTTCGTCACCGCCCTGGTGCGCGGCCTGGCGCACGCGCAGGCCAAGCTGCGGCACATCCCCGGCATGGACTTCCTCTACCGCAAGGACGAGGAGCAGTTCGGCAAGGACGTGGCCTTCCTCAACCACGTGGTGGACGAGGTGATCAAGGAGCGGGTGGCCTCCGGCGACACCAGCACCGACGACCTGCTCGGCCTCATGCTCAACGCCCCGCACCCCCGCAGCGGCGAGCCGCTGGACGAGGTCAACATCCGCAAGCAGGTGATCACCTTCCTGATCGCCGGGCACGAGACCACCTCCGGCACGCTGTCCTTCGCGCTGCACAACCTGGTGAAGAGCCCGGCCGTGCTGGCCCGCGCCCAGGCCGAGGTGGACGCGCTGTGGGGCGATGTCGAGGACCCCGAGCCGAGCTTCGAGGACGTCGGCAAGCTCCGGTACGTGCGGCAGATCCTCAACGAGACGCTGCGCATGTGGCCCACCGCCGCCGCCTTCAGCCGCCAGGCGTTGGAGGACACCGTCATCGGCGGCAAGTACGCGGTGCGCAAGGGCCAGCCGCTGGTGGTGCTCGCGCCGATGCTGCACCGCGACGCGGTGTGGGGCGACAACGTGGAGGCCTTCGACCCGGAGCGGTTCAGCCCGGAGCGGGAGAAGGCGCGCCCGGTGCACGCGTTCAAGCCCTTCGGCACCGGCGAGCGGGCCTGCATCGGCCGCCAGTTCGCGCTGCACGAGGCCACGCTGCTGCTGGGCCTGCTGATCCACCGCTACCGCTTCCTGGACGTGGACAACTACCAGCTCAAGCTCAAGGAGACCCTGACCATCAAGCCGGACGGCCTGCGCCTGGGCCTGGCCCGCCGCACCCCGGCCGACCGGATCGCGCCGGTGGCCGCGCCGGAGCACCACGAGGTGCGCAGGGCGGCCGGGCGCGCCCGCCAGGGCACCGCGCTGACCGTGCTGCACGGCTCCAACCTCGGCACCTGCCGCGCCTTCGCCAAGGAGCTGGGCGAGGCGGGGGAGCAGCGCGGGTTCACCACCTCGGTGGCCCCGCTGGACGCCGCGGTGGACGCGCTGCCCACCGACGCGCCGGTGGTGGTCGTGGCCGCCTCCTACAACGGCCGCCCCACCGACGACGCGCTCAAGTTCTGGGACTGGCTGGAGACCTCGCCCTCACTCGACGGGGTGAAGTACGCGCTGCTCGGTGTCGGCGACCGCAACTGGGCGGCGACCTACCAGCACGTGCCCACCACCATCGACGCCCGCCTGGCCGAGCTCGGCGCGCGGCGCCTGCTGCCCCGCGGCGAGGCGGACGCCTCAGCCGACCTCTCCGGTGCGGTCGCGGACTGGAGCGAGGAGATGTTCACCGCGCTGCTGGCCGAGTACGGCGACCCCGACGCCGTGGTGACCGCGCCGGAGCGCACCGACGGTCCGCGCTACGCGGTGCGCACCCTGTCCGGCCCGGTGACCGCCGCCCGCGACGCACGGCACGAGGTGCTGCCGATGACCGTCGTCGAGACCGGTGACCTGGCCGACCTCGGGCACCCGCTGGGCCGCTCGAAGCGCTTCCTGCGGGTGGCCCTGCCCGAGGGCGTCACCTACCGCACGGCCGACCACCTCACCGTGCTCCCGGCCAACGCCCCCGAGCAGGTCGAGCGCGCCGCCCGCGTGCTGCACCTGGACCTGGACGCGGTGCTGGAGGTCTCCGACCGGCGGCCGGGCCGGGGTGCGCTGGGCATCGACCGCCCGGTGACCGCCCGCCAGCTGTTCACCCACTTCGTCGAGCTGCAGGACCCGGCCACCCCGGCCCAGGTCGCGGTGCTCGCCGAGCACAACCCGTGCCCGCCGGAGCGCAAGGCCCTGGAGGCCCTGGCCGCGACGCCGGACGGCCGCTCGGTGCTGGACCTGCTGGAGGTCAACCCGGCCTGCCAGGTGACCCTGGAGCTGGTGCTGGAGCTGCTGTCCCCGCTGCGCCCCCGGCACTACTCGATCTCCTCCTCGCCCGCGAGCCAGCCGGGTGCGGTGGACCTGATGGTGTCGCTGCTGTCGGCGCCCTCGCGGTGCACCGACGGCACCTTCCGGGGCGTCGGCTCGGCCTACCTGACCGGACTGTCCGAAGGGGACACCGTGCTGGCCAGGGTCCAGCCGTGCCGCGAGGCCTTCCGCATCGACCCGGCCGCGGCCACCCCGGTGATCATGGTCAGCGCGGGCACCGGCCTGGCCCCCTTCCGCGGCGCGGTGGCCGACCGCGTGGCGGCAGGCAGCACCGCCCCGGCGCTGTGCTACTTCGGCTGCGACCACCCGGACGTGGACTACCTGCACCGCGCCGAGCTGGAGCGGGCCGAGGCCGCGGGCGCGATCTCGATGCGCCCGGTCTACTCCCAGGCCCCGGAGCACGGCCTGCGTTTCGTGCAGCACCGCGTCGCGGCCGAGGCCGAGGAGGTCTGGGCGCTGCTGGCGGCCGGTGCCTCGGTGTACGTGTGCGGTGACGGGGCGCGCATGGCCCCGGGCGTGCGCGAGGCCTTCGTCGAGGTGCACCAGAAGCACACCGGCGGCACCCGCGAGCAGAGCGAGGCCTGGCTGGCCGACCTCGTCGCGGGCGGCCGGTACATCGAAGACGTCTACTCGGGGTGA
- a CDS encoding DUF1304 domain-containing protein, with protein MGVVASILVGLNALIHVYILVLEMFLWTTPRGQKAFGLTPEFAQETKTLGANQGLYNGFLAAGLVWSLIAADPVGYQAKIFFLVCVLVAGLYGAATSSKKILFVQAVPATLGLIAVLVAG; from the coding sequence ATGGGTGTCGTCGCGTCGATCTTGGTTGGGTTGAACGCACTGATCCACGTGTACATCCTGGTGCTGGAGATGTTCCTCTGGACCACCCCGCGCGGTCAGAAGGCCTTCGGCCTGACCCCGGAGTTCGCCCAGGAGACCAAGACCCTGGGCGCCAACCAGGGCCTGTACAACGGCTTCCTGGCGGCGGGCCTGGTCTGGTCCCTCATCGCGGCCGACCCGGTCGGCTACCAGGCCAAGATCTTCTTCCTGGTCTGCGTCCTGGTGGCGGGCCTGTACGGCGCGGCCACCTCGAGCAAGAAGATCCTGTTCGTGCAGGCGGTGCCCGCCACGCTGGGCCTCATCGCGGTGCTCGTCGCAGGCTGA